TATTGACATGTTCACTGCCCTTGGTGCCAACCCCGTGCAGATGAGCTGGGCCGACACGCAGCCAGCCTTGGCTTCGGGCGCGGTAGACGGTCAAGAAAACCCGCTGACGATTTTCACCGCAGCAAAACTTCACACCGTGGCCCAGAAGCATCTGACCATGTGGGGCTACATGATTGACCCGCTGATTTTTGTGGTGAACAAAGAGGTGTGGAACAGCTGGACACCGGAAGACCGCGAGATCGTTCGCAAGGCCGCCATTGACGCAGGCAAACAGCAAATCGCGATTGCCCGCACTGGTCTGGTGGAGCCCGGCAAGCCACTTCTGAAGACTATTGAGGGCCTGGGCGTAAAAGTGACCACCCCGAGTGCTGCAGATCGTGATGCTTTTGTAAAAGCCACACGCGGCGTTTACAACAAATGGAAGTCGCAGATTGGTGCCCCGCTGGTCGACAAAGCCGAAAAGAGTCTGGCTGCGGTGAAGTAACAAACCCGTGTGCCGTCAACGACGTGGCCCTAGCGTCACGTCAGAATCACCGAAACAAAACGCCCGAAACATTCGGGCGTTTTGTTTTTTGTGGTGCCGCTTGAGTGAGAACCCTGGTTTCCCCGGTGATGTTCTTACATCAGGGCACGCACCGCCGAAACAACATCCTTGCGCTCGCAGGCCGATGCCACCATGCCCGTGCGTTTTAATAATTCCAGCTTGCCTTCTTTGAGCGAACGCTCTCCAACCGTAACCCGCACTGGCACGCCAATCAACTCCCAATCGGCAAACATCGCACCCGGCCGCTCGTCACGATCATCAAGAGCCACATCAATACCCGCCGCCAACAGCTCTTGATAAATCGCCTCGCTTTCGGCCTTGACCAGCTCTGACTTTCCCGCACCCACCGGGCAGATCACCACCTCAAAAGGCGCAATACCAACCGGCCAGGCAATGCCTTTGTCGTCGTGGTTTTGCTCAATGGCCGCGCCCACGATCCGTGTCACACCAATGCCGTAGCAGCCCATCTCCATGAGCGCGGGCTTGCCGGTCTCATCTAAATAAGTTGCCCGCATGGCCTCGGAGTACTTGGTCCCCAAATAAAACACATGGCCCACTTCAATGCCGCGTTGAATGGCCAGTGTTCCTTTGCCGTCAGGCGAGGGGTCACCCTCCACGACATTGCGAATATCCGCCACCATATCGGGCTCGGGCAGATCCCGGCCCCAGTTCACGCCACGAATGTGGTGATCCCACTGGTTGGCCCCCGTTGTGAAGTCACTCATATTGGCCACCGTGCGATCGGCAATCACCGTCACCGGTTTTAGTGTCTTCACCGGACCAAGGTAGCCGGGCTTGCAGCCAAAGTGGGATTCAATTTCTTCAACCGTGGCAAAACGAAAACCGCTGGCAAAGCCATCTAACTTGCCTGCCTTGACTTCGTTGAGATCGTGGTCACCACGCAGCAGCAACAGCCAGACCTTGGTGGCCACCACATCGCCTTTGTCGTTCTTGGTGTCGGTGGCCAGCACAATCGATTTCACCGTGCGTTCAATCGGCAGGCTAAGCAAAGCGGCCACATCAGCGCAAGTCGATTTGCCTGGCGTGGGCACAATCTGCATGGGCTCAGCTGGTGCAGCACGTGTTGTCAGCAATGCCACGGCTTCGGCCAGCTCGATATTGGCGGCGAAGTCTGAGTTCGGGCAATAGACAATGGCGTCTTCACCCGTGTCGGCAATGACTTGAAACTCGTGTGATCGCGAGCCACCAATGGCGCCGGTATCCGCCGCCACGGCGCGATACCGCAGGCCAAGACGATCAAAGATACGGCAGTAGCAGTCAAACATAATGTCGTAGCTTTTTTCTGCGCCCGCCACATCTCGGTCAAAGGAGTAGGCGTCTTTCATGGTGAACTCACGGCCCCGCATCACGCCAAAGCGCGGGC
The nucleotide sequence above comes from beta proteobacterium MWH-UniP1. Encoded proteins:
- a CDS encoding proline--tRNA ligase, yielding MRISQFHFQTLKEDPSDAEVISHKLMLRASMIRRLGAGIYNYMPLGLRVIRKVENIIRQEMNRSGAIELLMPLVQPAELWQETGRWDKMGPELLRVKDRHGRDFAIQPTSEEVITDIARQELKSWRQLPKNFYHIQTKFRDERRPRFGVMRGREFTMKDAYSFDRDVAGAEKSYDIMFDCYCRIFDRLGLRYRAVAADTGAIGGSRSHEFQVIADTGEDAIVYCPNSDFAANIELAEAVALLTTRAAPAEPMQIVPTPGKSTCADVAALLSLPIERTVKSIVLATDTKNDKGDVVATKVWLLLLRGDHDLNEVKAGKLDGFASGFRFATVEEIESHFGCKPGYLGPVKTLKPVTVIADRTVANMSDFTTGANQWDHHIRGVNWGRDLPEPDMVADIRNVVEGDPSPDGKGTLAIQRGIEVGHVFYLGTKYSEAMRATYLDETGKPALMEMGCYGIGVTRIVGAAIEQNHDDKGIAWPVGIAPFEVVICPVGAGKSELVKAESEAIYQELLAAGIDVALDDRDERPGAMFADWELIGVPVRVTVGERSLKEGKLELLKRTGMVASACERKDVVSAVRALM